From the genome of Penaeus monodon isolate SGIC_2016 chromosome 16, NSTDA_Pmon_1, whole genome shotgun sequence, one region includes:
- the LOC119583085 gene encoding armadillo repeat-containing X-linked protein 4-like, with translation MAVHGASWRFMESHGGSWSLMAVYGASWRFMEPHGGSWSLMAVHGASWRFMEPHGGSWSLMAVHGVSWGSWSLMAVHGVSWRFMEPHGGSWSLMAVHGASSRFMKFDGGSWSLMAVHGASWRFMESHGGSWSLMAVHGVSWRFMEPHGGSWSLMAVHGASWRFMKSHGGSWSLMAVYEVSWRFMESHGGSWSLMAVHGASWRFMEPHGGSWSLMAVYGASWRFMESHGGSWSLMAVHRASWRFMESYGGSWSLMAVHGASWRFMEFYGGSWSLMAVHGASSRFMESHGGSWSLMAVHGVSWRFMEPHGGSWSLMAVHGASWRFMEPHGGSWSLMAVHGASWRFMEPHGGSWSLMAVHGRGQGSVERVA, from the coding sequence ATGGCGGTTCATGGAGCCTCATGGCGGTTCATGGAGTCTCATGGCGGTTCATGGAGCCTCATGGCGGTTTATGGAGCCTCATGGCGGTTCATGGAGCCTCATGGCGGTTCATGGAGCCTCATGGCGGTTCATGGAGCCTCATGGCGGTTCATGGAGCCTCATGGCGGTTCATGGAGCCTCATGGCGGTTCATGGAGTCTCATGGGGTTCATGGAGCCTCATGGCGGTTCATGGAGTCTCATGGCGGTTCATGGAGCCTCATGGCGGTTCATGGAGTCTCATGGCGGTTCATGGAGCCTCATCGCGGTTCATGAAATTTGATGGCGGTTCATGGAGCCTCATGGCGGTTCATGGAGCCTCATGGCGGTTCATGGAGTCTCATGGCGGTTCATGGAGCCTCATGGCGGTTCATGGAGTCTCATGGCGGTTCATGGAGCCTCATGGCGGTTCATGGAGTCTCATGGCGGTTCATGGAGCCTCATGGCGGTTCATGAAGTCTCATGGCGGTTCATGGAGTCTCATGGCGGTTTATGAAGTCTCATGGCGGTTCATGGAGTCTCATGGCGGTTCATGGAGCCTCATGGCGGTTCATGGAGCCTCATGGCGGTTCATGGAGCCTCATGGCGGTTCATGGAGTCTCATGGCGGTTTATGGAGCCTCATGGCGGTTCATGGAGTCTCATGGCGGTTCATGGAGCCTCATGGCGGTTCATAGAGCCTCATGGCGGTTCATGGAGTCTTATGGCGGTTCATGGAGCCTCATGGCGGTTCATGGAGCCTCATGGCGGTTCATGGAGTTTTATGGCGGTTCATGGAGCCTCATGGCGGTTCATGGAGCCTCATCGCGGTTCATGGAGTCTCATGGCGGTTCATGGAGCCTCATGGCGGTTCATGGAGTCTCATGGCGGTTCATGGAGCCTCATGGCGGTTCATGGAGTCTCATGGCGGTTCATGGAGCCTCATGGCGGTTCATGGAGCCTCATGGCGGTTCATGGAGTCTCATGGCGGTTCATGGAGCCTCATGGCGGTTCATGGAGCCTCATGGCGGTTCATGGAGCCTCATGGCGGTTCATGGGAGGGGTCAGGGTTCGGTGGAAAGGGTTGCATGA